A DNA window from Pseudomonas wuhanensis contains the following coding sequences:
- a CDS encoding IS91 family transposase (programmed frameshift) — protein MKNLFTANGGWPGLLEGSGLRHIEVESVSKMLASGTSILGVKHCTCGSGHCPHVKYRCNTCHCRACPSCGKKATDQWMAVQHNRLPDCAWYHLVFTLPDTLWPLFFHNRALLDALCRLAADNLLYAARRRGLRIGLFGALHTYGRRLNWHPHVHLSATAGGLDGQGVWKNLAFHEKAMRRRWMWNVRNYLLEQWGQLVLPPELAHITCESDWRRLVLTAGGQHWHIYRSKKTENGRKTVNYLGRYLKKPPISGSRLAHYTSGATLSFTYLDHRTQTYQQESLSQADMLRRVVQHIPQKHFRMIRYFGFLANRVCGKYLPQVYEALKMAKPGPTPKLYFAQMAKAFLNVDPFSCVLCGARMVYTAAISGLTVKGLVTHAHAIARMRYVRA, from the exons TTGAAAAACCTGTTCACGGCCAACGGCGGCTGGCCAGGGTTGCTGGAGGGCAGCGGTCTACGCCA CATCGAAGTGGAATCGGTGAGCAAAATGCTGGCCAGCGGCACCTCGATCCTGGGCGTGAAGCACTGCACCTGCGGCAGTGGGCACTGCCCGCACGTCAAATACCGGTGCAACACCTGCCACTGCCGAGCCTGTCCTTCGTGCGGCAAAAAAGCCACCGATCAGTGGATGGCCGTTCAACACAACCGCTTGCCCGACTGCGCCTGGTACCACCTGGTGTTTACGCTGCCCGACACGCTGTGGCCGCTGTTCTTTCACAACCGTGCTCTGCTCGATGCGCTGTGCCGCCTGGCGGCGGACAACCTGTTGTATGCCGCCAGGCGGCGAGGTTTGCGCATCGGGCTGTTTGGCGCGCTCCACACCTACGGCCGACGGCTTAACTGGCACCCTCACGTGCACCTCTCGGCGACTGCTGGTGGCCTGGATGGGCAGGGCGTCTGGAAAAACCTGGCGTTTCATGAAAAGGCGATGCGCCGGCGCTGGATGTGGAATGTGCGCAACTACCTCTTGGAGCAATGGGGCCAGCTCGTGTTGCCGCCGGAATTAGCGCACATCACCTGCGAAAGCGACTGGCGCCGCCTGGTGCTCACTGCGGGCGGCCAACACTGGCACATCTACCGGTCGAAGAAGACGGAAAACGGGCGAAAGACCGTGAATTACCTGGGCCGTTACCTGAAGAAGCCTCCGATCTCGGGCAGTCGCCTAGCGCATTACACATCGGGCGCGACGCTGAGCTTCACCTACCTGGATCACCGCACGCAGACCTATCAGCAGGAGTCGCTGAGCCAGGCCGACATGCTGCGCCGGGTGGTGCAGCACATCCCGCAGAAGCATTTCCGGATGATCCGCTATTTCGGCTTTCTGGCCAACCGGGTGTGTGGGAAATACCTGCCGCAGGTATACGAAGCCCTGAAGATGGCAAAGCCGGGGCCGACGCCAAAGCTGTATTTCGCACAGATGGCGAAAGCGTTTTTAAATGTCGATCCGTTCAGCTGCGTGCTGTGCGGCGCGCGGATGGTGTACACGGCGGCGATCAGTGGGCTGACAGTGAAGGGGCTGGTTACCCATGCCCACGCGATCGCGCGGATGAGGTATGTGCGGGCTTGA